One window of the Strix uralensis isolate ZFMK-TIS-50842 chromosome 3, bStrUra1, whole genome shotgun sequence genome contains the following:
- the LOC141941634 gene encoding LOW QUALITY PROTEIN: A-kinase anchor protein 12-like (The sequence of the model RefSeq protein was modified relative to this genomic sequence to represent the inferred CDS: inserted 2 bases in 1 codon): MPQLGQTEHSSATLKEDTETMEASPSDSSTKDGVVDAEKEDAHTVEQLPSLEEDAEDHASEPQSYDLGFKKVFKFWAFRFTVKKTRKSEPADFQPVQLLTVKKQTQVPEGAGDQKEVGSEETAMPEDALSAEDNTKDTLKNEKTEDESPKTPEAKEICSQSAALATDTASPLRKFFTRGWTRFGKKKRFRKPKEDELQSPTKEDGQEKEGATLITETSEKEEKSEFEEQDEERNVTEVTTEEHEKEQSEDEKQPSKRIVADIGVEASGKEELIKHDEQEQKEAVTAAVVKESAMEKKAGDDQERKLVEVSDDLGKKEEKTEEGEKESEQLKTSSVVAVVSDIVNGELKTSSEVLPAGDKLESTGKCEIDVRTEISSEERPEAGSLAIAISSEQLKKSEGREGNKRAPLEKETFDERTEEAELKISPTAEDITQGEALHTTTEKKESKEHETKLTLGAPGLKSFSTSECSVDTEDDQQSIKPTGEGLQGKTSRVMTDTIKPGEITTEITPEEAAGKRPPEGITNEAELLSSQEKNKLQGSPLKKLFMGTGLKKLSGKKRKGKREESKLGEQGEPIQHLPASPDSPEEQKGESSASSPEQMNEIPSLEKSVDGMQVTENEDAAIADVARKRESLTPWASFKKMVTPKKRVRRPSASDKEEEIDKTKSVAVSATENTIDEYQGELKEDGMDQKPEKSTEKPKKKVGTSVFWEAFLCGGSSKKRARKSSSSSSDEDTEHKLGRESQKIDESGQNKETATGAVLTSSQESDQGQGNSSPEQAGSPSEAEAISTRAPFKRLVAPRRRSKTRMEERTEDSVVGSSLEHSMSDGEPGKDESFVPFRKLMPGRRKKKSDGKPAPSHLKQAREDMAETTEEDLDIPAVVPLSEYEAAEQEKMEGQQAKDAEAMREQTSEKERAEKLEETLRVEQAHEALVHAVTVALVEGERAVTGTEARSPPWLSAALTECIEQAKEKEEKETEKTFESDVPVEEAVVAAKTVPEMRKAVSDDTTASELELTSEAVTAPEETAEASCTEETMEVSLAEETAEMVSAVSPLLETADPTEEVTPVQEVEAAEQNSKELDKQTQKVLHEVVERVKLAGVAQLVSERPGSAAIITTVQGIESEVKADAKDGNTVGQETVLPGQSLEKGEHKEDGLQPQGSAGSVQGQNGVEEGVLPEGSERNEVPAAVKESTEGCENVDVLRDESQWQACEKAAVEDHEEIPEVEGTVEEXLHHTTEFHSVKAVTSKEEISVKEEPSEPEKLPITELTVEETSDERIPEVQTAMC; the protein is encoded by the exons ttggacaaacagaacattccagtgcaactttgaaagaagacacGGAAACTATGGAGGCAAGTCCGTCTGACTCAAGCACCAAGGACGGTGTAGTagatgctgagaaagaggatgctCATACAGTTGAGCAGTTGCCATCTTTGGAAGAAGACGCAGAAGACCATGCATCTGAGCCACAGTCTTACGATCtgggttttaaaaaggtttttaaattttgggcgttcagattcacagtgaagaagacaCGAAAATCAGAAcctgctgattttcagcctgttcaactgcttactgtaaaaaagcaaacacaagtccctgaaggagctggtgatcaAAAAGAAGTCGGCTCAGAAGAAACAGCGATGCCTGAGGACGcactctctgcagaagacaacaccaaagacacactgaaaaatgaaaaaacagaagatgaatctcctaaaacaccagaagcaaaggagatttgttctcagtcagctgccttagccactgatactgcatcgccattaagaaaattttttactcgGGGATGGACtcgatttggaaaaaagaagaggtttaggaagcctaaagaagatgaactacagtctCCTACTAAAGaagatgggcaagaaaaagagggggcaacgttaataactgaaaccagtgaaaaggaggagaaatctgagtttgaggagcaagatgaggagaggaacgtgacagaagtaactactgaagagcatgagaaggagcaaagtgaagatgaaaaacagccgTCAAAAAGGATTGTGGCAGACATAGGAGTGGAagcaagtgggaaggaagagctaatcaagcatgatgagcaggaacaaaaagaggctgtaacagcagcagttgttaaagaaagtgcgatggagaaaaaagctggagatgatcaagaaagaaaactggtggaagtctcagatgatcttggtaaaaaggaagaaaaaactgaagaaggagaaaaagaaagtgagcagctaaaaacaagctcagtggtagctgttgtttctgatattgtgaatggagaattgaaaacatcctcagaagtcCTACCGGCGGGAGACAAACTGGAGTCAACAGGGAAGTGTGAAATAGATgtcagaactgaaatatcctctgaagagagacctgaagcaGGGTCTTTGGCAATTGCAATTTCtagtgaacagcttaaaaaatctgaaggaagagaaggaaataaacgtgctccgctagagaaagaaacatttgatgaaagaacagaggaagcagaattgaaaatatcaCCCACAGCAGAAGACATCACACAAGGAGAAGCTCTGCAcacaaccacagagaagaaagaaagcaaagaacatgagacaaaactgactctgggtgctcctggattgaagtccttttctacttctgaatgctCAGTTGACACAGAGGACGATCAACAGTCTATCAAACCCACTGGTGAaggattacagggaaaaactagcagagttatgactgatactatcaaaccaggtgaaataaccacagaaataacgcctgaagaggcagctggaaagaggcctccagaaggtatcacaaatgaagctgaactgctgtcttctcaagaaaaaaataaactgcaaggcagccctttaaagaaactctttatgggtactggattaaaaaaactgtctggaaagaagcggaaaggcaaaagagaagaatctaagttaggggaacagggtgagccaattcagcacttaccagcttccccagatagcccagaggaacaaaaaggggagagttctgcttcttctcctgagcagatgaatgaaattccttctttggagaaaTCTGTAGACGGAATGcaggtcactgaaaatgaagacgcTGCTATTGCAGATGTGGCGCGCAAAAGAGAAAGTCTTACGCCCtgggcatcatttaaaaagatggtgaCTCCCAAGAAGCGTGTCAGAAGACCTTCTGcaagtgataaagaagaagaaattgataaGACAAAGAGTGTTGCAGTGTCTGCAACCGAAAATACTATTGATGAATatcagggagaattaaaagaagatgggatggaccagaaaccagagaaaagcacagaaaagcccaaaaaaaaggttggcacctctgtgttctgggaagcttttttatgtggaggttcttcaaagaaaagagccaggaaatcatcatcatcatcatctgatgaagacactgaacataagcttggtcgagaaagccaaaaaatagacgagtctggacagaacaaagaaacgGCAACAGGTGCAGTTCTTACTAGTTCTCAGGAGAGCGATCAAGGACAAGGGAATTCTTCCCCAGAACAAGCTGGAAGCCCATCCGAAGCGGAAGCTATTTCAACACGGGCACCATTTAAAAGGTTAGTCGCTCCAAGAAGgagatccaaaaccagaatggaagagagaacggAAGACTCTGTTGTGGGATCTAGCCTTGAGCATTCAATGTCGGACGGTGAGCCTGGAAAAGACGAATCATTCgttccatttagaaaactgatgcctgggcgtaggaagaaaaagtcagatggaaagccagcaccaagtcatcttaaacaagcaagagaagacatggcagaaacaacCGAAGAAGATTTGGATATTCCAGCTGTTGTTCCTTTATCTGAATacgaagcagcagagcaggagaaaatggaaggccAACAAGCGAAAGATGCTGAGGCGATGAGAGaacaaacctcagagaaggagagagcagaaaaattggaggagaCCCTAAGAGTTGAGCAAGCACATGAGGCACTGGTACATGCAGTTACTGTTGCccttgtggaaggggaaagggcggTTACCGGTACCGAAGCAAGGTCACCACCTTGGctatctgctgctctgacagagtgcattgagcaggcaaaagaaaaggaagagaaagaaactgagaaaacatttgaatCAGATGTTcctgtggaagaagcagtggtagctgctaagacagtgccagagatgagaaaggctgtaagtgatgacaccacagcaagtgagctagagctgacctcagaagcagtgacagctccGGAGGAGACGGCAGaagcttcctgcactgaagaaacaatggaagtgtcccttgctgaggagacagctgagatggtttctgctgtttcaccgTTGTTAGAAACCGCAGATCCTACAGAGGAAGTGACGCCTGTACAAGAAGTAGAGGCCGCTGAACAAAATTcgaaagaattagacaaacagacacaaaaagttcTTCATGAAGTTGTTGAAAGAGTAAAGTTAGCAGGTGTAGCACAGCTGGTTAGTGAAAGACCCGGGTCAGCAGCTATAATTACAACAGTACAAGGCATTgagtcagaagtgaaagctgacgCTAAAGATGGGAACACTGTAGGCCAGGAAACTGTTTTGCCTGGACAgtccttggaaaaaggagaacacaaggaggatggcctccagccccagggaagcgcAGGGAGCGTTCAGGGCCAAAACGGAGTCGAAGAGGGTGTTCTACCCGaaggttcagagagaaatgaagtacctgctgcagtgaaagaaagcacagaaggatgtgaaaatgtagatgtattgAGAGACGAAAGCCAGTGGCaggcatgtgaaaaagcagctgtagaagaccatgaagaaatacctgaagtggAGGGGACAGTAGAGGA TCTTCATCACACGACAGAGTTTCACAGCGTCAAAGCAGTCACTTCCAAGGAAGAGATATCTGTAAAGGAGGAGCCTTCAGAACCAGAGAAGCTGCCCATAACAGAATTGACAGTAGAGGAGACGAGCGACGAACGTATTCCGGAAGTAcagactgca atgtgctaa